One Caulobacter segnis genomic window carries:
- a CDS encoding glutathione S-transferase family protein — protein sequence MKLYGEAMPAPNPRRVRIFLAEKGLEVPEIPIGLRQGGHRSPEHLARNSLGQVPVLELDDGTTISETVAICRYFEALHPDPPLFGVSALEQAQVEMWTRRIEFRVMVPVGMYWRHAHPLTARLLKQNVEFGESNREVVDKAQAWLDRELSDGRPYLTGETYTIADIVAQTTLDFADFVGLATPAEARNVLAWRERMAARPSAGA from the coding sequence ATGAAGCTCTATGGCGAGGCCATGCCCGCGCCCAATCCGCGCCGGGTGCGGATCTTCCTGGCCGAGAAGGGCCTGGAGGTTCCCGAGATCCCGATCGGCCTGCGCCAGGGCGGCCACCGGTCGCCCGAGCATCTGGCGCGCAACAGCCTGGGCCAGGTGCCGGTGCTGGAGCTGGACGACGGGACCACCATCAGCGAGACCGTCGCCATCTGCCGCTATTTCGAGGCGCTGCACCCCGACCCGCCGCTGTTCGGCGTCTCAGCGCTGGAACAGGCCCAGGTCGAGATGTGGACGCGCCGGATCGAGTTCCGGGTGATGGTCCCGGTCGGCATGTACTGGCGTCACGCCCATCCGCTGACCGCGCGGCTGCTGAAGCAGAATGTCGAATTCGGGGAATCCAACCGCGAGGTGGTCGACAAGGCCCAGGCGTGGCTGGACCGCGAGCTGTCCGATGGCCGCCCCTATCTCACGGGCGAGACCTATACGATCGCCGACATCGTCGCCCAGACCACCCTGGACTTCGCCGACTTCGTGGGCCTGGCGACCCCGGCCGAGGCCAGGAACGTGCTGGCCTGGCGCGAACGGATGGCGGCCAGGCCCAGCGCGGGCGCCTAG
- the trmFO gene encoding methylenetetrahydrofolate--tRNA-(uracil(54)-C(5))-methyltransferase (FADH(2)-oxidizing) TrmFO yields the protein MTTNSTYSPVHVIGGGLAGSEAAWQIAQSGVPVILHEMRREGVTTDAHQTDGLAEMVCSNSFRSDDWQFNAVGLLHAEMRKLDSLIMACADQHQVPAGGALAVDRDGFSAEVTKRLSEHPLVTIVREEIAGLPPQEWDNVIVATGPLTSPALAQAVLDMTGEGQLSFFDAIAPIIHFESIDMDKAWRQSRYDKEGPGGDAAAYINCPMNKEQYEAFIDALLTGPKSEFKEWENVPYFDGCLPIEVMAERGRETLRHGPMKPVGLTNPRDPTVKSYAIVQLRQDNALGTLWNMVGFQTKLKHGVQAETFRMIPGLENAQFARLGGLHRNTFINSPKLLDRSLRMKVLPRLRFAGQVTGVEGYVESAAMGLLTGRFAAADRKGAPIDAPPPTTALGALVEHITGGHLEAGNGPGSFQPMNINYGLLPPLEAPKVDEDGKKIPLKERGRAKKRLMSLRALKDLEAWAGL from the coding sequence ATGACCACGAATTCGACCTACTCGCCCGTCCACGTCATTGGCGGAGGCCTGGCCGGCTCCGAAGCCGCTTGGCAAATCGCCCAGAGCGGCGTGCCCGTCATCCTGCACGAGATGCGTAGAGAGGGCGTGACCACCGACGCCCACCAGACCGACGGCCTGGCCGAGATGGTGTGCTCCAACTCGTTCCGGTCGGACGACTGGCAGTTCAACGCCGTGGGCCTGCTGCACGCCGAGATGCGCAAGCTGGACAGCCTGATCATGGCCTGCGCCGACCAGCACCAGGTGCCGGCGGGCGGCGCCCTGGCCGTCGACCGCGACGGCTTCTCGGCCGAAGTCACCAAGCGCCTCTCCGAGCATCCGCTGGTCACCATTGTGCGCGAGGAGATCGCCGGCCTTCCCCCCCAGGAATGGGACAACGTCATCGTCGCCACCGGCCCCCTCACCTCGCCCGCCCTGGCGCAGGCGGTGCTGGACATGACCGGCGAGGGGCAGCTGTCGTTCTTCGACGCCATCGCCCCGATCATCCATTTCGAGTCCATCGACATGGACAAGGCCTGGCGCCAGTCGCGCTACGACAAGGAGGGTCCCGGCGGCGACGCGGCCGCCTACATCAACTGCCCCATGAACAAGGAGCAGTACGAGGCCTTCATCGACGCCCTGCTGACCGGCCCCAAGTCCGAGTTCAAGGAGTGGGAGAACGTCCCCTATTTCGACGGTTGCCTGCCGATCGAGGTGATGGCCGAGCGCGGCCGCGAGACCCTGCGCCACGGCCCGATGAAGCCGGTCGGCCTGACCAACCCGCGCGATCCGACCGTGAAGTCGTACGCCATCGTCCAGCTGCGCCAGGACAACGCCCTAGGCACGCTGTGGAACATGGTCGGCTTCCAGACCAAGCTGAAGCACGGCGTCCAGGCCGAGACCTTCCGCATGATCCCGGGCCTGGAGAACGCCCAGTTCGCCCGCCTGGGCGGCCTGCACCGCAACACCTTCATCAACTCGCCCAAGCTGCTGGACCGGTCGCTGCGCATGAAGGTCCTGCCGCGCCTGCGCTTCGCCGGCCAGGTCACGGGCGTCGAGGGCTATGTCGAGAGCGCGGCCATGGGCCTCTTGACCGGCCGCTTCGCCGCCGCCGACCGCAAGGGCGCGCCGATCGACGCCCCGCCGCCGACCACCGCCCTGGGCGCGCTGGTCGAACACATCACCGGCGGCCATCTGGAGGCCGGCAACGGTCCGGGCAGCTTCCAGCCGATGAACATCAACTACGGCCTGCTGCCCCCTCTCGAGGCGCCGAAGGTCGACGAGGACGGCAAGAAGATCCCGCTGAAGGAGCGCGGCCGGGCCAAGAAACGCCTGATGAGCCTGCGGGCGCTGAAGGACCTCGAGGCCTGGGCGGGGCTCTAG